In the genome of Montipora foliosa isolate CH-2021 chromosome 3, ASM3666993v2, whole genome shotgun sequence, one region contains:
- the LOC137995519 gene encoding uncharacterized protein, whose protein sequence is MGFHFYADDTQLYLSFDSKSGAAEASAVAQIEACAGEIDNWMSANRLKLNSDKSELLIINSKYRPRPLVNSISFGGSVVQASPSARNLGVVFDNESSLDKHISAICKSAFFHFRRIAKIRSYLTEEATIALVHAFITCRLDNGNALLFGLPKYQIQRLQSILNCAARLVKRHSKFDRASPLLFELHWLPVEQRITFKILLFVFKSLNGLAPFYLSDLIPT, encoded by the coding sequence ATGGGTTTCCatttctatgctgatgatacccaGTTGTACTTGTCTTTCGATTCCAAGAGTGGTGCAGCTGAGGCATCAGCAGTTGCTCAGATTGAAGCTTGCGCTGGCGAAATTGACAACTGGATGTCAGCAAACAGGCTCAAGTTGAATAGCGACAAATCTGAGCTTCTGATTATTAATTCTAAATATAGACCTAGACCTCTTGTCAATTCTATTTCATTCGGTGGATCCGTAGTACAGGCATCCCCATCTGCTCGTAATTTGGGTGTGGTTTTCGATAATGAGTCATCTCTTGATAAACACATAAGTGCAATTTGCAAATCAGCGTTTTTTCACTTCAGGAGGATCGCTAAAATAAGAAGCTATCTCACTGAAGAAGCTACAATTGCACTTGTCCACGCCTTTATTACCTGCAGGCTTGATAATGGGAATGCTCTTTTGTTCGGTTTACCGAAATATCAAATTCAGCGGCTACAGTCCATTCTAAACTGTGCTGCTCGTCTTGTTAAGCGCCACTCTAAATTCGATCGTGCCTCGCCGTTACTTTTTGAGCTTCACTGGCTTCCGGTCGAGCAGCGCAttactttcaaaattttgttatttgtttttaagtctCTTAATGGCTTGGCTCCTTTTTATTTAAGTGATTTGATTCCCACCTAG